A genomic segment from Streptomyces sp. NBC_01233 encodes:
- a CDS encoding non-ribosomal peptide synthetase: MFEKQVVTAPDAVALVFGETSLTYREVDARANRLARVLVGRGVGPESVVGVAAQRSPELWVAVLAVLKAGGAYLPMDAAYPADRLEYMVEDSGARLVLADTVTGGLLPELPAPVLLLDAPETAAAVSAEAAGPLTDADRIRPQRVAQTAYVIYTSGSTGRPKGVAVTHNGLAPLLATHVERLNVSPASRVLQFASPSFDASVWEMCMGLLSGAAFVLADKEALAPGDPLADTIARHGVTHVTLPPPVLAALPAGAMASVETLVVAGDATTPELVATWSSGRRMINAYGPTETTVCATMSAPLAGDGRVPPIGRSITDTDVHVLDDALRPVGAGVIGELYVSGASLARGYLGRPDLSAQRFVACPFGGPGTRMYRTGDLVERTPEGELVFHGRADTQVKIRGIRIEPLEIEAVLSGHPGVADTAVLPYERRGSRQLVAYVVPAASGRPGRAGPQGSAYGSIALDSGFGAGELRAFAAEHLPDHMVPAAFVLLDRLPLTPNGKLDKARLPEPEFKGETYRAPRTPQEEILADLFAKALGVGQVGIDDDFFTIGGDSIQSLQVVSWARARGLVVTARQVFEQRTVARLAEIAVANGEGAHTGPVLEELDGGGTGWMPLLPVARWIREWGPGFDRFLQAMVLELPEGIDRAGLAATLTAVVDRHDLLRSRLVADAEGDGEADGLVVAPAGCVDVEPLLHRVACDGRWDAESWRSLLLAELEEAAQQLDPAAGAVARFVWFDASGSEGAEAAEGAERGGTGRLLLVLHHLIVDGVSWRILMPDLASAWQQISSGHTPELPPVGTSMRRWAHAMADEALRPERVAELDLWRSVVEGPDPLLGTRRLDPAVDVRSSVRVTHVQLPVSVTEAVLTDLPAAFHGGVNDGLLAALALALAQWRRTRSVDETCALIRLEGHGREEAAAPGASLARTLGWFTTAFPVRLDLAGVDLDEAFAGGPAAGLAVKKVKEQLRSLPDKGIGYGLLRHLNPQTAAQLAEYPLGQVGFNYLGRFAAGTDRPGEQGGAGFTQAPEAADIAELAELDAAQDPRMPASAELDINATVSDQPAGPVLNAAFSAPEGVLTPAEVRELADLWCAALEGLARYAARPGAGGLTPSDLPLVTASQSDIDGWERRFPGLTDVWPTTPLQSGLLFHSIFEDSSFDAYQVQYALHLSGRVDAGRLRAAGQSLLERHSSLRTAFVPNAYGDLVQLILDSVTLPWQDLDLSGLGEAERTEAFERFLAEDLTTHFDQIAPPMLRMTLIRTGEETYELVLTAHHVLFDGWSVPLLMQDLLTFYGSAGQASGQAAGLEPARDYRDFLAWLSRQDPEESARVWREELSGLGEPTLLAPVVAAPAAGAAESAGAPESAEDIAMRQAEVPLPVEASRELFRRASDLGVTLNTVVQGAWAILLAQLTGRQDVVFASTVAGRPPALPGADSTVGMFLNTLPVRVRCAPADTLAELLTAVQGRQAALMDHHHFGLSEIQQAAGMDALFDTIVGFESFPMDRAGIVEASRAAGISITGIRSFTASHYPVTVLAFIEPDRLRLAVQYQRTVLDPAVAESLAARFAAILRQLAEDTGRRVGAVDVLEPAERDRLLNGLGAGPQTTGADAGGTTVPELFERQAAATPEAVAVVSGAESLTYRELDERANRLAHGLIARGAGPETPVALALPRSADLVVALLGVLKSGAAALPLDPRHPAGRLARVLADARPLLVLTDPDTAAAAAGTAVPAAHLDELGSGDGACAPAAPVRRPDGLAYLSYACGGPGGPTGVETTHRNAADRVTGLLARLGSAAGPRLLAGLPGDIEPPVLEILAALCGGGGVEVLPDPRALAGHRLLGPSAAARGALATTPSAFADLLDEVAGDLHADTIVFSGEPLPAALARRAAESAPGARLVNLHGHPETGFATAFSPPDGEEPPGTAAVPAGTPLAGVRAYVLGAGLTPVPHGAVGELYLAGGAPARGYRGHGGLTAERFVADPYGPAGSRMFRTGDLVRWTGDDRLEFLGRGDAEAAVRGTRIAPAEVEAVLTGHPGVAQAAVVAREGHGPGGTAQLVGYLVPAEPYGAEPGAYADEVRAHAAHCLPAALVPAVLVTLERLPMTPGGRLDRAALPEPEPAGRPYRAPRTPEEAALCELLAEVLGVERVGMNDDFFALGGNSLLATRLTSRIRKVLGVSVPLRSIFENHAISELSRTVKNAGTSSRPRLRKMDRSGQ; the protein is encoded by the coding sequence ATGTTCGAGAAGCAGGTCGTCACCGCGCCGGATGCCGTCGCGCTGGTCTTCGGCGAAACCTCGCTGACCTACCGCGAGGTCGACGCGCGGGCCAACCGCCTCGCCCGGGTCCTGGTCGGACGCGGAGTCGGACCGGAGTCGGTCGTGGGTGTGGCCGCGCAGCGGTCGCCGGAGCTGTGGGTGGCCGTCCTCGCGGTGCTCAAGGCGGGCGGCGCGTACCTGCCGATGGACGCCGCGTACCCCGCCGACCGCCTCGAGTACATGGTGGAGGACTCCGGCGCCCGCCTGGTCCTGGCGGACACCGTCACCGGCGGCCTGCTGCCCGAACTCCCCGCCCCCGTATTGCTGCTGGACGCCCCCGAGACGGCGGCGGCGGTCTCCGCCGAGGCGGCCGGCCCGCTGACCGACGCGGACCGGATCCGCCCGCAGCGGGTGGCGCAGACCGCGTACGTCATCTACACCTCGGGCTCCACCGGCCGGCCCAAGGGCGTCGCCGTCACCCACAACGGCCTCGCCCCGCTGCTCGCTACGCACGTCGAGCGGCTCAACGTGAGCCCCGCGAGCAGGGTGCTGCAGTTCGCCTCGCCGAGCTTCGACGCCTCGGTGTGGGAGATGTGCATGGGCCTGCTCTCCGGCGCCGCCTTCGTGCTGGCCGACAAGGAGGCGCTGGCCCCCGGCGACCCCCTGGCCGACACCATCGCCCGGCACGGCGTCACCCACGTGACGCTGCCGCCCCCGGTGCTCGCCGCACTCCCGGCCGGGGCCATGGCTTCCGTCGAGACCCTCGTGGTCGCCGGTGACGCCACCACCCCCGAGCTGGTCGCCACCTGGTCGTCCGGCCGCCGCATGATCAACGCGTACGGGCCCACGGAGACGACCGTGTGCGCCACGATGAGCGCGCCGCTGGCCGGCGACGGCCGCGTACCGCCGATCGGACGCTCGATCACCGACACCGACGTGCACGTCCTGGACGACGCGCTCCGCCCGGTCGGCGCCGGCGTGATCGGCGAACTGTACGTCTCCGGCGCCTCGCTGGCCCGCGGCTACCTGGGCCGCCCCGACCTGTCCGCCCAGCGTTTCGTGGCCTGCCCCTTCGGCGGGCCCGGCACGCGGATGTACCGGACCGGCGACCTCGTGGAGCGGACCCCGGAGGGCGAACTCGTCTTCCACGGGCGCGCCGACACCCAGGTCAAGATCCGCGGCATCCGGATCGAGCCGCTCGAGATCGAGGCGGTGCTCAGCGGACACCCCGGCGTGGCGGACACCGCGGTCCTGCCGTACGAGCGGCGCGGCAGCCGCCAGCTGGTGGCCTACGTCGTTCCCGCGGCCTCCGGCCGCCCCGGCCGGGCGGGCCCCCAGGGCAGCGCCTACGGCAGCATCGCCCTCGACTCCGGCTTCGGTGCCGGCGAGCTGCGCGCCTTCGCCGCCGAGCACCTGCCCGACCACATGGTCCCCGCCGCCTTCGTCCTGCTGGACCGGCTGCCCCTGACCCCGAACGGCAAGCTCGACAAGGCCCGCCTGCCGGAACCCGAGTTCAAGGGCGAGACCTACCGGGCCCCGCGCACCCCGCAGGAAGAGATCCTCGCCGACCTCTTCGCCAAGGCGCTGGGCGTGGGCCAGGTCGGCATCGACGACGACTTCTTCACCATCGGCGGCGACAGCATCCAGTCGCTCCAGGTCGTGTCCTGGGCCCGGGCCCGCGGCCTGGTCGTCACCGCCCGCCAGGTCTTCGAGCAGCGGACCGTCGCCCGCCTCGCCGAGATCGCCGTCGCGAACGGGGAGGGCGCCCACACCGGCCCGGTCCTGGAGGAGTTGGACGGCGGGGGCACCGGATGGATGCCGCTGCTGCCCGTCGCCCGCTGGATCCGCGAGTGGGGCCCCGGCTTCGACCGTTTCCTGCAGGCCATGGTGCTGGAGCTGCCCGAGGGCATCGACCGGGCCGGCCTGGCCGCCACCCTGACGGCCGTGGTGGACCGCCACGACCTGCTGCGCTCCCGCCTCGTCGCCGACGCCGAGGGCGACGGTGAGGCCGACGGACTGGTGGTCGCGCCCGCCGGCTGCGTGGACGTGGAGCCGCTGCTGCACCGCGTCGCGTGCGACGGCCGCTGGGACGCCGAGTCCTGGCGGAGCCTGCTGCTCGCGGAACTGGAGGAGGCCGCGCAGCAGCTGGACCCGGCGGCGGGCGCGGTCGCCCGGTTCGTCTGGTTCGATGCGTCCGGCAGCGAAGGTGCCGAGGCCGCCGAGGGTGCCGAGCGCGGTGGCACCGGACGGCTCCTGCTCGTCCTCCACCACCTGATCGTGGACGGGGTGTCCTGGCGCATCCTGATGCCCGACCTCGCCTCGGCCTGGCAGCAGATCAGCTCCGGCCACACCCCCGAACTGCCGCCCGTGGGAACGTCGATGCGCCGGTGGGCGCACGCCATGGCCGACGAAGCCCTGCGCCCCGAGCGGGTCGCGGAGCTGGACCTGTGGCGCTCGGTCGTCGAGGGCCCCGACCCGCTGCTCGGCACCCGCCGGCTGGATCCGGCCGTCGACGTACGGTCCTCCGTCCGCGTCACCCACGTCCAGCTCCCGGTCTCCGTCACCGAAGCCGTACTGACCGACCTGCCCGCGGCCTTCCACGGCGGGGTCAACGACGGACTGCTGGCCGCACTGGCCCTGGCGCTCGCGCAGTGGCGGCGTACCCGCTCCGTCGACGAGACCTGCGCGCTGATCCGCCTCGAAGGACACGGCCGCGAGGAGGCCGCCGCACCCGGCGCGAGCCTCGCCCGCACGCTGGGCTGGTTCACCACCGCCTTCCCGGTGCGCCTCGACCTCGCCGGGGTGGACCTCGACGAGGCCTTCGCGGGTGGACCGGCCGCCGGCCTCGCCGTCAAGAAGGTCAAGGAGCAGCTCCGCTCCCTGCCCGACAAGGGCATCGGCTACGGCCTGCTGCGCCACCTGAACCCGCAGACCGCCGCCCAGCTGGCCGAATACCCCCTCGGGCAGGTCGGCTTCAACTACCTGGGCCGCTTCGCCGCCGGCACCGACCGGCCCGGCGAACAGGGCGGGGCGGGCTTCACCCAGGCCCCCGAGGCGGCCGACATCGCCGAACTGGCCGAGCTCGACGCCGCCCAGGACCCGCGGATGCCCGCCTCCGCCGAACTCGACATCAACGCCACGGTCAGCGACCAGCCGGCCGGCCCGGTCCTGAACGCCGCCTTCAGCGCGCCGGAGGGAGTGCTCACCCCGGCGGAGGTACGGGAGCTCGCCGACCTGTGGTGCGCCGCCCTGGAGGGCCTCGCCCGCTACGCGGCCCGGCCCGGCGCCGGCGGTCTGACCCCCTCGGACCTGCCGCTGGTGACCGCGAGCCAGTCCGACATCGACGGCTGGGAGCGGCGCTTCCCGGGCCTCACCGACGTCTGGCCCACCACCCCGCTCCAGTCGGGCCTGCTGTTCCACTCGATCTTCGAGGACTCCTCCTTCGACGCCTACCAGGTGCAGTACGCCCTGCACCTGTCCGGGCGGGTGGACGCCGGCCGGCTGCGCGCCGCCGGACAGTCCCTGCTGGAGCGGCACTCCAGCCTGCGGACCGCCTTCGTGCCCAACGCGTACGGGGACCTGGTCCAACTCATCCTGGACTCCGTCACCCTGCCCTGGCAGGACCTCGACCTGTCCGGGCTCGGCGAGGCGGAACGCACGGAGGCCTTCGAGCGGTTCCTCGCCGAGGACCTGACCACGCACTTCGACCAGATCGCGCCGCCGATGCTGCGCATGACGCTGATCCGGACCGGCGAGGAGACGTACGAACTCGTACTGACCGCCCACCACGTGCTGTTCGACGGCTGGTCGGTGCCCCTGCTCATGCAGGACCTGCTCACCTTCTACGGATCGGCGGGGCAGGCCTCCGGGCAGGCCGCCGGCCTGGAACCCGCCCGCGACTACCGGGACTTCCTCGCCTGGCTCTCCCGACAGGACCCCGAGGAGTCCGCCCGCGTCTGGCGCGAGGAGCTCAGCGGACTGGGGGAGCCGACGCTGCTCGCCCCGGTGGTGGCCGCCCCGGCCGCCGGGGCCGCCGAGTCCGCCGGGGCACCCGAGTCCGCCGAGGACATCGCCATGCGGCAGGCTGAGGTGCCGCTGCCCGTCGAGGCCTCCCGCGAGCTGTTCCGGCGTGCCTCCGATCTCGGCGTCACCCTGAACACGGTGGTCCAGGGCGCCTGGGCGATCCTGCTGGCCCAGCTCACCGGCCGCCAGGACGTGGTGTTCGCCTCCACCGTCGCCGGCCGCCCGCCCGCCCTGCCCGGCGCCGACTCCACCGTCGGCATGTTCCTCAACACCCTGCCGGTACGCGTGCGGTGCGCCCCCGCGGACACCCTCGCCGAGCTGCTGACCGCGGTGCAGGGCCGGCAGGCCGCGCTGATGGACCACCACCACTTCGGCCTGAGCGAGATCCAGCAGGCCGCCGGGATGGACGCCCTCTTCGACACGATCGTCGGCTTCGAGTCCTTCCCGATGGACCGGGCCGGCATCGTCGAGGCCAGCCGCGCGGCCGGGATCTCGATCACCGGCATCCGCTCCTTCACCGCCAGCCACTACCCGGTGACGGTGCTCGCCTTCATCGAGCCCGACCGGCTGCGCCTGGCGGTGCAGTACCAGCGCACCGTGCTCGACCCCGCCGTGGCCGAGTCCCTCGCCGCCCGGTTCGCCGCGATCCTGCGGCAGCTGGCCGAGGACACCGGCCGCCGGGTGGGCGCCGTGGACGTACTGGAGCCCGCCGAGCGGGACCGGCTGCTGAACGGGCTCGGCGCGGGCCCGCAGACCACCGGCGCGGACGCCGGCGGGACGACCGTCCCGGAGCTGTTCGAGCGGCAGGCCGCCGCCACCCCCGAGGCCGTGGCCGTGGTCTCGGGCGCGGAGTCCCTGACCTACCGGGAACTCGACGAGCGGGCGAACCGGCTGGCACACGGCCTGATCGCCCGAGGGGCCGGCCCGGAGACCCCGGTGGCCCTGGCCCTGCCCCGGTCGGCGGACCTGGTGGTCGCGCTGCTCGGCGTACTGAAGTCCGGCGCCGCCGCCCTGCCGCTCGACCCGCGCCACCCGGCCGGCCGCCTCGCGCGCGTCCTGGCCGACGCGCGGCCGCTGCTCGTGCTCACCGACCCGGACACGGCGGCCGCCGCGGCGGGCACCGCGGTCCCGGCCGCGCACCTGGACGAACTGGGCTCCGGGGACGGCGCCTGCGCTCCGGCGGCCCCCGTCCGGCGGCCCGACGGGCTCGCGTACCTCTCGTACGCCTGCGGTGGTCCGGGCGGGCCGACCGGGGTGGAGACCACCCACCGGAACGCGGCCGACCGGGTGACGGGGCTGCTCGCGCGGCTCGGCTCCGCGGCCGGCCCGCGGCTGCTGGCCGGGCTTCCGGGAGACATCGAACCGCCCGTCCTGGAGATCCTCGCCGCGCTCTGCGGCGGCGGGGGCGTCGAGGTGCTGCCCGATCCGCGGGCCCTCGCCGGGCACCGCCTCCTCGGCCCCTCCGCCGCCGCGCGCGGGGCGCTCGCGACGACCCCCTCGGCCTTCGCCGACCTGCTCGACGAGGTGGCCGGGGATCTGCACGCGGACACGATCGTGTTCTCGGGCGAGCCGCTGCCGGCCGCGCTGGCGCGGCGGGCGGCCGAGTCCGCCCCCGGGGCCCGGCTGGTCAACCTCCACGGGCACCCCGAGACCGGCTTCGCCACCGCCTTCTCACCGCCGGACGGGGAGGAGCCGCCGGGCACCGCGGCCGTGCCCGCCGGGACACCGCTCGCCGGAGTGCGGGCGTACGTCCTCGGCGCCGGCCTCACTCCGGTGCCGCACGGCGCGGTCGGGGAGCTGTACCTCGCGGGCGGCGCGCCGGCCCGCGGCTACCGGGGGCACGGCGGACTGACCGCCGAGCGGTTCGTCGCCGACCCGTACGGCCCGGCCGGATCGCGGATGTTCCGCACCGGCGACCTGGTCCGCTGGACCGGGGACGACCGGCTGGAGTTCCTCGGGCGCGGCGACGCGGAGGCGGCCGTCCGCGGCACGCGGATCGCGCCCGCCGAGGTCGAGGCCGTCCTGACCGGGCACCCCGGGGTGGCGCAGGCCGCCGTGGTCGCCCGCGAGGGCCACGGGCCGGGCGGGACCGCGCAGCTGGTGGGCTACCTCGTACCCGCCGAGCCGTACGGCGCCGAGCCCGGGGCCTACGCCGACGAGGTACGGGCCCACGCGGCGCATTGCCTGCCCGCGGCCCTGGTCCCCGCGGTCCTCGTGACCCTGGAGCGGCTGCCGATGACGCCCGGCGGCCGCCTCGACCGGGCCGCGCTGCCCGAACCCGAACCGGCCGGCCGCCCCTACCGCGCGCCGCGCACTCCCGAGGAGGCGGCTCTCTGCGAGCTGCTGGCGGAGGTGCTCGGCGTGGAACGGGTCGGCATGAACGACGACTTCTTCGCACTGGGGGGCAACTCCCTGCTGGCAACACGGCTCACCAGCCGTATCCGGAAGGTGCTCGGGGTGAGCGTGCCTTTGCGGTCGATCTTCGAGAACCACGCAATTTCAGAGCTTTCGCGCACGGTCAAGAACGCAGGCACGTCGAGCCGGCCTCGACTGCGCAAGATGGACAGGAGTGGACAGTAA